The Actinopolyspora erythraea genome has a segment encoding these proteins:
- a CDS encoding helix-turn-helix transcriptional regulator, translating into MGIPRAERLVNLVLCLLSTRQYLTAERIRGIVPGYSDAASDEAFYRTFERDKAELRDLGIPLETGRNSAFDGTDGYRIARRDYELGDIALESDEAAAVALASRLWEAPELGTAARGALHKLRAAGIDVDDAAPAPVEPKVRADEPAFSPLLAAVREGRPVTFDYRRPATSSSMSRTVEPWGVVSWCGRWYVVGHDRDRRAPRCFRLSRIIGEVRAFGVRGQVSCPEDVDLMDLVTGFESTPPPATRVRLWVARGRAQGVRRDAEVLAERELGGIAGEELRLELSYPESATGWLAGYGPDVVVLEPETLRKAVREAHLATLETLREEGHR; encoded by the coding sequence GTGGGGATTCCGCGCGCCGAACGCCTGGTCAACCTGGTGCTGTGTCTGCTGTCGACCCGTCAGTACCTCACCGCGGAGCGAATCAGGGGGATCGTTCCCGGTTATTCGGACGCCGCCAGTGACGAGGCGTTCTACCGCACGTTCGAACGGGACAAGGCCGAGCTGCGCGACCTGGGCATTCCGCTGGAAACGGGCCGCAACTCGGCTTTCGACGGCACGGACGGCTATCGGATAGCACGCCGGGACTACGAACTCGGGGACATCGCGCTCGAATCCGACGAAGCCGCCGCCGTGGCGCTGGCGTCCCGGCTCTGGGAGGCTCCGGAACTCGGCACCGCCGCACGCGGTGCGCTGCACAAGCTGCGGGCCGCCGGGATCGATGTCGACGACGCCGCTCCCGCCCCGGTGGAACCCAAGGTCCGGGCGGACGAACCCGCCTTCTCCCCGCTGCTGGCGGCGGTACGCGAGGGACGTCCGGTGACCTTCGACTACCGCAGACCAGCCACCAGCTCCTCGATGTCGCGAACCGTCGAACCGTGGGGAGTGGTCTCCTGGTGCGGCCGGTGGTACGTGGTCGGTCACGACAGGGACCGGCGGGCCCCACGCTGTTTCCGGCTCTCCCGCATCATCGGCGAGGTGCGTGCCTTCGGGGTGCGGGGCCAGGTCAGCTGTCCCGAGGACGTGGACCTGATGGACCTGGTCACCGGTTTCGAGTCGACGCCACCTCCCGCCACCCGGGTGCGGCTGTGGGTGGCCCGTGGCCGGGCTCAGGGAGTACGCCGGGACGCGGAAGTGCTCGCCGAGCGGGAACTGGGCGGGATCGCCGGTGAGGAGCTGCGTCTTGAGCTGAGCTACCCCGAATCCGCGACGGGATGGCTCGCGGGATACGGCCCCGACGTGGTGGTGCTGGAACCGGAGACGCTGCGCAAGGCCGTTCGAGAGGCACATCTGGCTACGTTGGAGACGCTGCGGGAGGAGGGGCATCGGTGA
- a CDS encoding amidase, with protein MDYSEYREHDGVGLAGLVAEGEVSATELLDAAFDRCEKVNDRLNAVVRTDRETATELAGRFPSGALAGVPFLLKDLNQELAGHPSSAGNAALSRVAVPETAEVVRRWLKAGLLPFGRTNTPEFGAKPVTEPEAFGPTRNPWALDRTPGGSSGGAAAAVAAGIVPLAGASDGGGSIRIPAACCGLFGLKPGRGLVPAGPARAENFHGAASDGVLSRTVRDSAAALDAVVGADPVGPYSPATPARSFTAELSAEPGRLRIGFTSQSPLGRPHPHATEALSDAARLLESLGHHVEPVSSPVDLDSLAVDFLRAWSVKLAASIDEAVAASGAPETSFELDSRLLAAVGRAISGPEYSALLDRWHGYTRGLAEFHRDYDLLLTPGLAGPPVRVGELSTTEPLRVAGTAVLKLRMGRLLRASGVADRIAGENLRHVPYTQLANITGRPAMSVPLYWDPEGLPLGVQFVGPLTGEGTLFRLAAQLERARPWTRHEPPL; from the coding sequence ATGGACTACTCGGAGTACCGCGAACACGACGGCGTGGGGCTGGCCGGGTTGGTAGCCGAGGGTGAGGTCTCGGCGACCGAACTGCTGGACGCCGCCTTCGACCGCTGCGAGAAGGTCAACGACCGGCTCAACGCGGTGGTCCGCACGGACCGGGAGACCGCCACCGAGCTGGCGGGCCGGTTTCCCTCCGGCGCTCTCGCGGGAGTGCCCTTCCTGCTCAAGGACCTCAACCAGGAACTGGCTGGACATCCCTCCAGCGCGGGGAACGCTGCGCTGTCGCGGGTAGCCGTCCCGGAGACGGCGGAGGTGGTGCGCCGCTGGCTGAAAGCGGGGTTGTTGCCGTTCGGACGCACCAACACCCCGGAGTTCGGCGCGAAGCCGGTCACCGAGCCCGAGGCGTTCGGCCCCACCCGCAACCCGTGGGCGCTGGACCGCACCCCAGGAGGTTCCTCGGGCGGAGCGGCGGCCGCGGTCGCGGCGGGGATCGTTCCGCTGGCCGGGGCCAGCGACGGTGGTGGGTCCATCCGAATCCCTGCCGCGTGCTGCGGGCTCTTCGGGCTCAAACCGGGGCGTGGGCTGGTCCCCGCCGGGCCCGCGCGGGCGGAGAACTTCCACGGGGCCGCCTCCGACGGCGTCCTCTCCCGCACGGTTCGGGACAGCGCCGCCGCCTTGGACGCGGTGGTCGGGGCCGACCCGGTCGGTCCCTACTCGCCCGCCACTCCCGCCCGGAGTTTCACCGCCGAGCTCTCCGCCGAGCCCGGTCGGCTGCGCATCGGGTTCACCTCGCAGTCGCCCCTGGGGCGGCCGCACCCCCACGCCACCGAGGCATTGAGCGATGCCGCGCGGTTGCTGGAGTCACTGGGCCACCACGTGGAGCCGGTGAGCTCGCCGGTGGACCTCGACTCGCTGGCCGTGGACTTCCTGCGTGCCTGGTCGGTGAAGCTGGCCGCGTCGATCGACGAAGCCGTGGCGGCCAGCGGGGCCCCGGAGACGTCCTTCGAACTGGACAGCAGGCTGCTGGCCGCAGTGGGGCGCGCCATCAGCGGTCCCGAGTACAGCGCGCTGCTCGACCGGTGGCACGGCTACACGCGTGGTCTCGCCGAGTTCCACCGAGACTACGATCTGCTGCTCACCCCCGGTCTCGCCGGTCCACCGGTGCGGGTGGGGGAGCTGTCCACCACCGAGCCGCTGCGTGTGGCGGGCACGGCGGTGCTCAAGCTGCGCATGGGGCGACTGCTGCGGGCCAGCGGTGTGGCGGACCGGATCGCCGGGGAGAACCTCCGGCACGTTCCCTACACCCAGCTGGCCAACATCACCGGCAGGCCAGCCATGTCCGTGCCGTTGTACTGGGATCCCGAAGGGCTGCCCCTGGGCGTGCAGTTCGTGGGACCGCTGACGGGGGAGGGGACGTTGTTCCGGCTGGCGGCCCAGTTGGAGCGGGCGCGGCCGTGGACGCGGCACGAACCGCCGCTGTGA
- the pafA gene encoding Pup--protein ligase encodes MQRRIFGIETEFGVTCTFHGQRRLSPDEVARYLFRKVVSWGRSSNVFLRNGARLYLDVGSHPEYATAECDDLVQLVTHDKAGERILEDLLTDAERRLADEGIGGDIFLFKNNTDSAGNSYGCHENYLVGRSGEFSRIADVLLPFLVTRQLICGAGKVLQTPRGAVYCLSQRAEHIWEGVSSATTRSRPIINTRDEPHADAERYRRLHVIVGDSNMSEVTTLLKVGTVNLVLEMIEQGVQFHDFSLDNPIRAIREISHDLTGRRPVRLAGGREASALDIQREYYGRAVEYVARRGSDPMTDRIMDLWGRALDAVEYQDYSLIDREVDWAIKHRLLERYRDKHGLELSSPRIAQLDLAYHDLRRNRGLFEMLQRKDLVDRATNDGDIEAAKDTPPQSTRAKLRGDFIAAAQTAGRDFTVDWVHLKLNDQAQRTVLCKDPFRAVDERVERLISSL; translated from the coding sequence ATGCAACGGAGGATCTTCGGTATCGAGACCGAGTTCGGGGTGACCTGTACCTTCCACGGGCAACGCAGGCTCTCCCCGGACGAGGTGGCCAGATACCTGTTCCGGAAGGTCGTGTCGTGGGGGCGTTCCTCGAACGTCTTCCTGCGCAACGGGGCGAGGCTCTACCTGGACGTCGGTTCGCACCCCGAGTACGCGACGGCCGAGTGCGACGACCTCGTCCAGCTCGTCACCCACGACAAGGCGGGGGAACGCATACTGGAGGACCTGCTCACCGATGCCGAACGCAGGCTGGCGGACGAGGGCATCGGCGGGGACATCTTCCTGTTCAAGAACAACACCGACTCGGCGGGCAACTCCTACGGCTGCCACGAGAACTACCTGGTCGGGCGTTCCGGGGAGTTCTCCCGCATCGCCGACGTGCTGCTACCGTTCCTGGTCACCCGACAGTTGATCTGCGGCGCGGGCAAGGTGCTGCAAACCCCGCGCGGCGCGGTCTACTGCCTGTCCCAGCGGGCCGAGCACATCTGGGAGGGGGTGTCCAGCGCCACCACCCGTTCCCGGCCGATCATCAACACCAGGGACGAGCCGCACGCCGACGCGGAACGCTACCGCAGGCTGCACGTGATCGTGGGCGACTCGAACATGTCCGAGGTGACCACCCTGCTGAAGGTGGGCACCGTGAACCTGGTGCTGGAGATGATCGAGCAGGGCGTGCAGTTCCACGACTTCAGCCTGGACAACCCGATCCGAGCGATCCGGGAGATCAGCCACGACCTCACCGGCAGGCGCCCCGTGCGGTTGGCAGGGGGACGTGAGGCCTCCGCGCTGGACATCCAGCGGGAGTACTACGGCCGTGCGGTGGAGTACGTGGCGCGCCGCGGCTCCGATCCGATGACGGACCGGATCATGGACCTGTGGGGCCGGGCGTTGGACGCCGTGGAGTACCAGGACTACTCGCTGATCGACCGCGAGGTCGACTGGGCCATCAAGCACCGTCTGCTGGAGCGCTACCGAGACAAGCACGGCTTGGAGCTGTCCAGCCCGCGTATCGCCCAGCTCGACCTGGCCTACCACGACCTGCGGCGCAATCGCGGCCTGTTCGAGATGCTGCAGCGCAAGGACCTGGTGGACCGGGCCACCAACGACGGGGACATCGAGGCGGCCAAGGACACCCCGCCCCAGAGCACCAGGGCAAAGCTCAGGGGGGACTTCATCGCCGCCGCGCAGACCGCGGGCAGGGACTTCACCGTCGACTGGGTGCACCTCAAGCTCAACGACCAGGCACAGCGCACGGTGTTGTGCAAGGATCCGTTCCGCGCGGTGGACGAGAGGGTGGAACGTCTGATCAGCTCGTTGTGA
- the prcA gene encoding proteasome subunit alpha — MTMPFYTSPEQLMRERSELARKGIARGRSVVVLKYAGGVLFVAENPSTTLHKISEIYDRIGFAAVGRYSEFENLRMAGIRMADVKGYSYDRRDVTGRALANSYAQTLGAIFTEQVKPFEVEICVAEVGAAPDADQLYRLTYDGSIVDEPQYVAMGGQAETVTSALKESFTDGMELEPAIREAVRALVAGGESSRQLGVGQLEVAILERSRPHRTFRRITGAALRQLLPEDSGESGSGTGDESGSGESGQGAGQSENGGSPE; from the coding sequence GTGACGATGCCCTTCTACACCTCGCCAGAGCAGCTGATGCGCGAACGCTCCGAGCTCGCCCGAAAGGGTATCGCTCGGGGCCGCAGCGTGGTGGTGCTCAAGTACGCGGGCGGGGTGCTGTTCGTGGCCGAGAACCCCTCGACCACCCTGCACAAGATTTCGGAGATCTACGACCGCATCGGCTTCGCCGCGGTGGGGCGTTACAGCGAGTTCGAGAACCTGCGCATGGCCGGTATCCGGATGGCCGACGTCAAGGGCTACTCCTACGACCGGCGCGACGTCACCGGCCGCGCGCTGGCCAACTCCTACGCGCAGACGCTCGGTGCCATCTTCACCGAGCAGGTCAAGCCCTTCGAGGTGGAGATCTGCGTCGCCGAGGTGGGGGCGGCTCCGGACGCGGACCAGCTGTACCGGCTCACCTACGACGGTTCCATCGTCGACGAGCCGCAGTACGTTGCGATGGGAGGGCAGGCCGAAACCGTCACGTCCGCGCTCAAGGAGTCCTTCACCGACGGCATGGAACTCGAGCCCGCCATCCGGGAGGCCGTGCGCGCCCTGGTCGCGGGAGGGGAGAGTTCCCGCCAGTTGGGAGTGGGCCAGCTGGAGGTGGCGATACTGGAACGGTCCAGGCCGCACCGCACGTTCCGTCGAATCACGGGTGCGGCGCTGCGGCAGCTGCTGCCCGAGGACTCCGGGGAGTCCGGTTCCGGAACCGGCGACGAAAGTGGTTCGGGGGAGTCCGGGCAGGGGGCCGGGCAGTCGGAAAACGGCGGCTCACCCGAGTGA
- the prcB gene encoding proteasome subunit beta, whose translation MESSSTRSHPGQALPPEYFTPGSSSFTDFLRAAAPEMLPQVAENTEGSVDMPHGTTIVALTFRGGVLLAGDRRSTMGNIIAQRDMDKLYVTDDYSAVGIAGTAGIALEMVRLYAVELEHYEKLEGVSLSLDGKANKLATMLRGNLQGAMAGLAVVPLFAGFDTAAEDPDRAGRIVTYDVTGGRYDESAGYNAVGSGSLFAKSALKKRHDPEADVDSAVRNAIEALYDAADDDSATGGPDVARKIYPTVVTITGSEGAVRMSGDRTAAVAEEVVAGRQRNPGG comes from the coding sequence ATGGAATCCAGCTCGACTCGGAGCCATCCGGGTCAGGCGCTGCCCCCCGAGTACTTCACGCCCGGATCCTCGTCGTTCACCGACTTCCTCCGAGCCGCCGCGCCGGAGATGTTGCCGCAGGTCGCCGAGAACACCGAGGGATCGGTGGACATGCCCCACGGGACGACCATCGTCGCGCTGACCTTCAGAGGCGGGGTGCTGCTCGCGGGCGATCGCCGTTCCACGATGGGCAACATCATCGCCCAGCGGGACATGGACAAGCTCTACGTGACCGACGACTACTCCGCCGTGGGCATCGCGGGCACGGCGGGTATAGCACTCGAGATGGTGCGGTTGTACGCCGTCGAACTCGAGCACTACGAGAAACTCGAGGGAGTGTCGCTCTCGCTGGACGGTAAGGCCAACAAGCTCGCGACCATGCTGCGTGGCAATCTGCAGGGCGCGATGGCCGGACTCGCGGTGGTGCCGCTGTTCGCCGGGTTCGACACCGCGGCCGAGGATCCCGACCGGGCGGGGCGCATCGTCACCTACGACGTCACCGGTGGGCGCTACGACGAGAGCGCGGGCTACAACGCCGTCGGTTCGGGCTCACTGTTCGCCAAGTCGGCGTTGAAGAAGCGCCACGACCCGGAGGCCGATGTCGACTCGGCGGTGCGCAACGCGATCGAGGCGCTCTACGACGCTGCCGACGACGACAGCGCCACGGGTGGTCCGGACGTGGCCAGGAAGATCTATCCCACGGTGGTCACGATCACCGGCTCTGAGGGGGCGGTCCGCATGTCCGGGGACCGCACCGCCGCCGTCGCCGAGGAGGTCGTCGCCGGAAGGCAGCGGAACCCCGGCGGCTGA
- a CDS encoding ubiquitin-like protein Pup, whose protein sequence is MSQEKVERHGGGDEGDNEQNGAESAGQERREKLGEDVDTILDEIDDVLEENAEDFVRAYVQKGGQ, encoded by the coding sequence ATGTCCCAGGAAAAGGTTGAGCGGCACGGCGGCGGAGACGAAGGCGACAACGAGCAGAACGGCGCCGAATCCGCAGGCCAGGAACGCCGCGAGAAGCTCGGCGAGGACGTGGACACCATTCTGGACGAGATCGACGACGTCCTGGAGGAGAACGCCGAGGACTTCGTCAGGGCCTACGTCCAGAAGGGCGGCCAGTAG
- the dop gene encoding depupylase/deamidase Dop, translated as MRRIMGTEVEYGITVPGDATANPVLTSTHIVLAYAAAADIPRARRARWDYEVESPLRDARGFDMGASTASSNGSEGDDLGAANVILTNGARLYVDHAHPEYSAPEVTNPRDAVLWDKAGERVMEEAALRAASVPGTAPIQLYKNNIDGKGASYGTHENYLCARDTPFTAVIAGLTPFFASRQVVCGSGRVGIGQVGEKPGFQLSQRADYIEVEVGLETTLKRGIINTRDEPHADADKYRRLHVILGDANLAETATYLKLGTTALVLDMIESGLRFDDLRLADPVKAVHQISHDPSLNQKVELADGRQFTGLDLQRAYHERAAEHVEKHGGQTSAEVLRTWGEVLDLLGRDPMQCADRLDWPAKLKLLENYRSRDNLGWASPRLHMIDLQYADVRMDKGLYNRLVSRGSMRRILAEEEVREAVTTPPEDTRAYFRGRCLERYPNEVAAASWDSVIFDLGRESLVRIPTLEPLRGTKAHVGELLEEATSAEELVDSLTAG; from the coding sequence ATGCGTCGGATCATGGGAACCGAGGTGGAGTACGGGATCACTGTGCCGGGGGACGCGACCGCGAACCCGGTGCTGACCTCCACACACATCGTGCTGGCCTACGCGGCGGCGGCCGACATCCCGCGAGCGCGTCGTGCCCGCTGGGACTACGAGGTGGAATCGCCACTGCGCGACGCCCGCGGCTTCGACATGGGCGCCTCCACGGCCTCCTCGAACGGCTCGGAGGGGGACGACCTGGGGGCCGCCAACGTCATCCTCACCAACGGTGCGCGCCTCTACGTCGACCACGCCCACCCGGAGTACTCCGCCCCCGAGGTGACCAACCCGCGCGACGCCGTGCTCTGGGACAAGGCCGGGGAGCGGGTCATGGAGGAGGCGGCGCTGCGCGCCGCCAGCGTGCCGGGCACCGCTCCGATCCAGCTGTACAAGAACAACATCGACGGCAAGGGCGCCAGCTACGGCACCCACGAGAACTACCTGTGTGCCCGTGACACCCCGTTCACGGCCGTCATCGCGGGACTGACCCCCTTCTTCGCGTCCAGGCAGGTCGTCTGCGGTTCCGGACGCGTGGGAATCGGCCAGGTGGGGGAGAAACCGGGTTTCCAGCTCTCGCAACGGGCCGACTACATCGAGGTGGAGGTCGGGCTGGAGACCACCCTCAAGCGCGGCATCATCAACACCAGGGACGAACCCCACGCCGACGCCGACAAGTACCGCAGGCTGCACGTGATCCTGGGTGACGCCAACCTCGCCGAGACGGCCACCTACCTCAAGCTCGGCACCACGGCCCTCGTCCTGGACATGATCGAGTCGGGGCTGCGGTTCGACGACCTCAGGCTGGCCGACCCGGTGAAGGCGGTGCACCAGATCAGCCACGATCCGAGCCTCAACCAGAAGGTGGAGCTGGCCGACGGGCGGCAGTTCACGGGCCTGGACCTGCAGCGGGCCTACCACGAGCGAGCCGCTGAGCACGTCGAGAAGCACGGCGGCCAGACCTCGGCGGAGGTGCTGCGGACCTGGGGCGAGGTGCTCGACCTGCTCGGCCGTGACCCGATGCAGTGCGCCGACCGGCTCGACTGGCCCGCCAAGCTGAAACTGCTGGAGAACTACCGCAGCCGGGACAACCTCGGCTGGGCCTCGCCGCGACTGCACATGATCGATCTGCAGTACGCCGACGTGCGCATGGACAAGGGGCTGTACAACCGGCTGGTGAGTCGTGGTTCGATGCGCCGCATCCTCGCCGAGGAGGAGGTACGGGAGGCCGTCACGACCCCGCCGGAGGACACCAGGGCCTACTTCCGCGGGCGTTGCCTGGAGCGCTACCCGAACGAGGTGGCCGCGGCCTCCTGGGATTCGGTGATCTTCGACCTGGGCCGTGAGTCGTTGGTGCGCATCCCGACGCTGGAGCCGCTGCGGGGTACCAAGGCGCACGTGGGGGAACTGCTGGAGGAGGCCACCAGTGCGGAAGAGCTGGTGGACTCGCTGACCGCCGGCTGA
- a CDS encoding NUDIX hydrolase has translation MTVGEERVAVYDRHGAVVGSATRARMRAEGLWHAATSVLVRSTDLTAVYVHRRTADKDVYPGMYDCWAGGVVGAGESPDAAARRELAEELGVHTEPRFLFRTRHELGSVRFHAFVYEIRWDGPLVHQPEEIAAGWWMPLAELRERTGDPDWPFVPDGRQFATEWFEFRGG, from the coding sequence GTGACCGTGGGAGAGGAACGAGTGGCCGTCTACGACCGGCACGGCGCGGTGGTCGGGTCGGCCACACGGGCTCGGATGCGCGCCGAAGGACTGTGGCACGCGGCCACCTCGGTGCTGGTGCGTTCCACCGACCTGACGGCGGTGTACGTACACCGCCGGACGGCGGACAAGGACGTCTACCCGGGTATGTACGACTGCTGGGCGGGCGGCGTCGTGGGTGCGGGTGAGAGTCCGGATGCGGCCGCCCGACGGGAGTTGGCCGAGGAGTTGGGCGTCCACACGGAGCCGCGGTTCCTGTTCCGCACCAGGCACGAGCTGGGCTCGGTGCGGTTCCACGCTTTCGTGTACGAGATTCGTTGGGACGGACCACTCGTCCACCAGCCGGAGGAAATAGCGGCGGGCTGGTGGATGCCGCTGGCCGAACTGCGGGAGCGCACGGGGGATCCGGATTGGCCGTTCGTGCCGGACGGCAGGCAGTTCGCCACTGAGTGGTTCGAGTTCCGCGGCGGTTGA
- a CDS encoding SDR family NAD(P)-dependent oxidoreductase: MSGTGLRDRGVVVTGAGGGIGRAAALRFASEGARVLIADLDAEGAATTEQRIRSEGGTAVTVVGDLSERTVADEIVSTAVEWFGGLDVLVNNAGIMDSFAAVADLTDAEWDRVLRVNLSAPFLLTRAALPHMLDKGRGVVVNTASEASLRGSAAGAAYTAAKHGVVGLTKSLAVTYRDSGIRANAIAPGGTATGITVDADPDAQGPTVLAGYGRNIGRVADADEQASAIVFLASAAASNINGVVLPVDNGWSAV; the protein is encoded by the coding sequence ATGAGTGGAACGGGCCTGCGGGATCGCGGTGTGGTCGTCACCGGAGCTGGAGGAGGGATCGGCCGCGCCGCGGCGCTGCGTTTCGCCTCCGAGGGCGCACGGGTGCTCATCGCCGACCTCGACGCCGAGGGAGCGGCCACCACGGAACAGCGGATCCGGTCCGAGGGAGGAACGGCCGTCACAGTGGTCGGTGACCTGAGCGAGCGGACCGTGGCGGACGAGATCGTCTCCACCGCCGTTGAGTGGTTCGGCGGGCTGGACGTGCTGGTCAACAACGCCGGGATAATGGACAGCTTCGCCGCCGTGGCCGACCTCACCGACGCGGAGTGGGACCGGGTGCTGCGGGTCAACCTGAGTGCGCCCTTCCTGCTCACCCGAGCCGCACTGCCGCACATGCTGGACAAGGGTAGGGGCGTCGTGGTCAACACGGCCTCCGAGGCCTCCCTGCGGGGCAGCGCCGCCGGTGCCGCCTACACCGCGGCCAAGCACGGCGTGGTCGGGCTCACCAAGTCGCTGGCGGTCACATACCGCGACAGCGGTATCCGCGCCAACGCGATCGCTCCCGGCGGCACCGCCACCGGCATCACCGTGGACGCGGACCCCGACGCGCAGGGCCCCACCGTCCTCGCCGGCTACGGCAGGAACATCGGCCGGGTCGCCGATGCCGACGAGCAGGCGTCCGCCATCGTCTTCCTGGCCTCGGCGGCCGCCAGCAACATCAACGGAGTGGTGCTGCCGGTCGACAACGGCTGGTCGGCCGTCTGA
- a CDS encoding TetR/AcrR family transcriptional regulator, with translation MSSEQRRSGKRTGRPPLTERRKAATRRDIAREAVRLFTTRGVAETSAEEIAEAAGVSLRTLWRYCPGQGKESFVRPLLDTGIENVAGALTDWAPGEMLPDRLSGQSGTGENADVSTMLALVRLTREEPDVRAVWLQAHRDAEPEFAASIAERTGRDADELTVKVEAAMINTALRVAVEHTADRCPEPPRPATALWEALREALPAIRGAGGGTGSR, from the coding sequence ATGTCGAGCGAGCAGAGGAGGTCCGGCAAGCGCACCGGTCGTCCACCACTGACCGAGCGCCGCAAGGCGGCGACGCGCAGGGACATCGCCCGCGAGGCGGTCCGGCTGTTCACCACCAGGGGAGTCGCCGAGACCTCGGCCGAGGAGATCGCCGAAGCGGCCGGCGTGTCGCTGCGAACGCTGTGGCGCTACTGCCCCGGCCAGGGAAAGGAGAGTTTCGTACGCCCGCTGCTGGACACCGGGATCGAGAACGTGGCGGGCGCACTGACCGACTGGGCACCGGGCGAGATGCTGCCCGACCGGTTGAGCGGACAATCGGGCACCGGCGAGAACGCCGACGTGAGCACGATGCTGGCACTGGTGCGGTTGACGCGGGAGGAACCCGACGTCAGAGCGGTGTGGCTACAGGCCCACCGCGACGCGGAACCGGAGTTCGCCGCGAGCATCGCCGAGCGCACCGGCCGCGATGCGGACGAGCTGACCGTGAAGGTGGAGGCAGCCATGATCAACACGGCACTGCGCGTGGCGGTGGAGCACACCGCCGACCGCTGCCCCGAACCGCCGCGCCCCGCTACCGCGCTGTGGGAAGCGCTGCGGGAAGCGCTTCCGGCGATCCGCGGCGCGGGTGGCGGAACGGGTTCCCGCTGA
- a CDS encoding class I SAM-dependent methyltransferase, whose amino-acid sequence MTEEFDRAFWEERYRRHRGSGAGEPNPHLVAEVGELAPGSALDVGCGEGAEAMWLASRGWRVTATDIAASALERARRHAEILGDGVADRIEWVRTDLTGKSAWERCFDLVTAHYVHPAGSPEEMLASLAAAVAPGGTLFVVGHHPSDQRHASSAEAYVAAERLAAELTPERWEVVVAETRSRPAGGHHGHGTTLWDSVLRARRRA is encoded by the coding sequence GTGACCGAGGAGTTCGACCGGGCGTTCTGGGAAGAGCGTTATCGGCGGCACCGGGGTTCCGGTGCCGGAGAGCCCAACCCCCACCTCGTGGCCGAGGTGGGGGAGCTGGCCCCCGGCTCGGCGCTGGACGTCGGCTGTGGTGAGGGCGCGGAGGCGATGTGGCTCGCCTCCCGAGGTTGGCGGGTGACGGCGACCGACATCGCCGCCTCGGCCCTGGAGCGGGCGCGGAGACACGCCGAGATCCTCGGCGACGGTGTCGCCGACCGGATCGAGTGGGTGCGGACCGATCTGACCGGCAAGAGTGCCTGGGAACGGTGCTTCGACCTGGTCACGGCGCACTACGTGCACCCGGCGGGATCACCGGAGGAGATGCTGGCGAGCCTGGCGGCGGCGGTCGCGCCGGGCGGCACGCTGTTCGTCGTCGGGCACCATCCCTCGGACCAGCGGCATGCCTCCTCCGCCGAGGCCTACGTCGCGGCCGAGCGGCTCGCGGCCGAACTGACTCCCGAGCGGTGGGAGGTGGTGGTCGCCGAGACCAGGAGCCGTCCGGCGGGCGGGCACCACGGGCACGGGACCACGCTGTGGGACTCGGTGCTTCGCGCCCGCAGGCGTGCGTGA